From a single Adhaeribacter swui genomic region:
- a CDS encoding MATE family efflux transporter — MLVASFKSHFKQNFFLAYPVVLSQLGHILVSVCDSIMVGRTGTLPLAAASLGNSIFTIFMVVGLGISLGITPLIAAADGRKNRRRISLLLINGVLICTVVGVLLFLMGYSFSPFLYYLNQPEQVVRLTIPYLNILFISLIPLMIFQGFRQFAEGLMLTRQSMYISVLANVVNFILNYLLVFGNLGFPKLGLNGAAIATLISRILMPIIMGIYVWQAPRFAEYRARAQAKIISYKHIRRIIQLGFPIAVQMIFEMSAFSFSAIMIGWLGARELAAHQIAINIAAVTYMMANGIATATTIRVSNELGRGRYQQMREAGFSSMIMTLLFMLAMAALMVLGKHWIPSWYVTDVDVIQMAGGLLIIAALFQLSDGLQVVGLGALRGLEDVKVPGAISLLAYWVLGLPTGYLFCFKLGYGVNGIWLGLLTGLTIAALLLFFRFKKLSAIVARRL, encoded by the coding sequence ATGCTGGTAGCAAGCTTTAAATCGCACTTTAAGCAAAATTTTTTCTTAGCTTATCCGGTGGTGTTGAGCCAATTGGGGCACATCCTGGTTTCGGTTTGCGATAGCATTATGGTGGGCCGGACCGGCACTTTGCCTTTAGCCGCAGCGTCATTGGGCAATAGCATCTTTACTATTTTTATGGTGGTGGGCTTGGGTATTTCGCTGGGCATTACGCCGTTAATAGCTGCCGCAGATGGCCGCAAGAACCGGCGACGAATTTCCCTATTGCTCATTAACGGTGTTTTAATATGTACTGTGGTAGGGGTATTGTTGTTTTTGATGGGTTATAGTTTCTCACCGTTCCTGTATTATCTTAATCAACCGGAACAAGTGGTTCGTTTAACTATTCCTTACCTGAACATCTTATTTATTTCGCTCATTCCTTTAATGATTTTTCAGGGTTTCCGGCAGTTTGCCGAAGGCCTGATGCTTACCCGGCAGTCGATGTACATTTCGGTGCTGGCCAATGTGGTCAATTTTATTCTCAACTATTTGCTGGTTTTTGGTAATCTGGGCTTTCCTAAGTTGGGTTTAAACGGAGCCGCCATTGCTACGCTTATTTCCCGGATTTTAATGCCGATTATAATGGGCATTTACGTTTGGCAAGCGCCCCGCTTTGCCGAATACCGCGCCCGGGCCCAGGCCAAAATAATCTCCTACAAACACATCCGGCGCATTATTCAACTGGGCTTTCCGATTGCTGTACAAATGATTTTTGAAATGAGCGCTTTTAGCTTTTCGGCTATTATGATTGGCTGGCTGGGCGCGCGGGAATTGGCCGCCCACCAAATTGCCATAAATATAGCCGCCGTTACCTACATGATGGCAAATGGCATTGCCACGGCTACAACCATCCGGGTAAGCAACGAACTGGGTCGGGGCCGGTACCAACAAATGCGCGAGGCGGGGTTTAGCAGCATGATTATGACCCTCTTATTTATGCTGGCAATGGCCGCCCTAATGGTTTTGGGCAAACATTGGATACCCAGTTGGTACGTAACGGATGTAGACGTAATTCAAATGGCGGGTGGACTCTTAATTATTGCAGCCTTATTCCAATTATCAGATGGTTTGCAGGTAGTTGGGTTAGGGGCTTTACGGGGCCTGGAGGATGTTAAAGTACCCGGCGCTATCTCGCTTTTAGCGTATTGGGTACTGGGTTTACCTACCGGTTACTTGTTTTGTTTTAAACTGGGTTACGGGGTAAACGGCATTTGGCTGGGCTTATTAACCGGGCTAACCATTGCGGCTTTGTTGTTATTTTTTCGGTTTAAAAAATTATCCGCCATTGTCGCACGAAGATTATAG
- a CDS encoding DUF922 domain-containing protein, translating to MFNHIILVLLLLFSGENTASFVSATTFTDKPITEDSKQITWSSNRKLTWDDFQKEADVNDPLHAMASTNIAVKATCQNNVMVFDVKCQFAPNESWTKNKVSEDLLQHEQLHFDITELYARQLRQKLSQQKSLCSGDKNKFKAVVNKVFADWQKAQTRYDNESKHGIDDAKQAAWTQSIAEQLNSLSAFQLEEDNSAGL from the coding sequence ATGTTTAATCATATTATTCTTGTTTTATTGCTTTTGTTTTCGGGAGAAAATACCGCTTCTTTTGTATCAGCAACCACATTTACCGATAAACCAATAACAGAAGATTCGAAGCAAATTACCTGGAGCAGCAACCGCAAGTTAACCTGGGACGATTTTCAAAAAGAAGCAGATGTGAATGATCCCTTGCACGCTATGGCTTCTACTAATATTGCCGTGAAAGCTACTTGCCAAAATAACGTGATGGTTTTTGATGTTAAATGCCAGTTTGCCCCAAACGAATCTTGGACTAAAAACAAAGTATCGGAAGATTTGCTGCAGCACGAGCAATTACACTTTGATATTACCGAACTCTACGCCCGGCAATTACGGCAGAAATTAAGTCAGCAAAAAAGCTTGTGTAGCGGTGACAAAAATAAATTTAAAGCCGTAGTAAATAAAGTTTTTGCAGATTGGCAAAAAGCGCAAACCCGCTACGATAACGAGTCGAAGCATGGCATAGATGATGCGAAACAAGCTGCCTGGACCCAGTCTATAGCTGAACAATTAAATAGTCTATCAGCCTTTCAATTAGAAGAAGATAATTCCGCCGGATTGTAA
- a CDS encoding pyridoxal phosphate-dependent aminotransferase has protein sequence MDYINLASGAAYFPTAEIVQQAAIAAIQQGQTTYGPTEGLPELRQAIGDRYRALNQSVVAPEKIIVTAGVKQAIFNLFRTVLQPGDEVIAPVANWFGFHELIEEVRAKLIVLPTSPADNYTINPEVLEKLITPKTKAFILCNPGNPTGRIYNKADLAAILQVLEAHPNVLVLSDEIYDLVTFKNQVPSLVEFPDNYNRYVVVNGFSKSFAMSGWRIGYLIVPEQFYQACFKFQQNTIGGLSPFTQKAAAVALQNYHEVLAPMRKVLTQNREIMCSGLRQIGNISFNEPEGTYYVFADLSAYLNKKCPETGETIDTSIELSKFLKNKFGLEIFAGDYFGAPGFARISFAVEPNQLQEALKRLQQGLHSLS, from the coding sequence ATGGATTATATCAATTTAGCCTCCGGAGCCGCTTATTTTCCTACTGCAGAGATAGTACAACAAGCGGCTATTGCCGCTATTCAACAAGGGCAAACAACCTACGGGCCTACTGAAGGTTTACCAGAACTAAGACAAGCCATCGGGGACCGGTACCGCGCATTGAACCAATCGGTAGTTGCACCGGAAAAAATTATTGTAACAGCCGGCGTAAAACAAGCCATTTTTAATCTTTTCCGGACCGTGCTGCAGCCCGGCGACGAAGTAATTGCGCCAGTGGCCAATTGGTTCGGCTTCCACGAATTAATAGAAGAAGTAAGGGCCAAACTAATAGTTTTACCTACCTCTCCAGCGGATAATTATACCATTAATCCAGAAGTTTTAGAGAAGTTAATAACCCCGAAAACCAAGGCATTTATTCTGTGCAACCCGGGTAACCCTACTGGACGGATTTATAACAAAGCCGATTTAGCCGCTATCCTACAGGTTTTGGAGGCGCACCCTAACGTGTTGGTTTTATCCGATGAAATTTACGATTTAGTAACTTTTAAAAATCAGGTACCCTCCTTAGTAGAGTTTCCGGATAATTATAACCGGTACGTGGTAGTTAATGGTTTTTCTAAATCGTTTGCTATGTCGGGTTGGCGGATTGGTTATCTGATTGTACCAGAGCAGTTTTACCAAGCTTGTTTTAAATTCCAGCAAAATACCATTGGTGGTTTAAGTCCGTTTACCCAAAAAGCAGCCGCGGTTGCTTTACAAAACTACCACGAGGTACTGGCTCCAATGCGAAAGGTGCTCACGCAGAACCGGGAAATAATGTGTTCGGGGCTACGGCAAATAGGAAATATTTCTTTTAACGAACCCGAAGGCACTTACTACGTTTTTGCCGATTTAAGCGCTTATTTAAACAAGAAGTGCCCGGAAACCGGCGAAACCATCGATACTAGCATCGAATTAAGTAAATTTTTAAAAAATAAGTTTGGCTTAGAGATTTTTGCCGGCGATTACTTTGGCGCTCCGGGTTTTGCCCGAATATCTTTTGCCGTAGAACCAAACCAATTGCAAGAAGCCCTTAAACGGCTCCAACAAGGTCTCCACAGCTTATCATAG
- the egtD gene encoding L-histidine N(alpha)-methyltransferase, whose product MKPKTALPNVTTLEEADTNQFAQDIIQGLSGNPKTLSSKYFYDGTGSRLFQQIMDLPEYYLTRTETEIFTRQQEAITKAFCAPGSFDLVDLGSGDAAKTKILLRALVNQAVDFTYVPIDISLDAVQELQLSLADELPGLKVAPLTGDYFEALQQLQTQSTNRKVLLFLGSNIGNFSYPEIRNFLKNLRQYFVAGDQLLIGFDLKKDPRVIRSAYDDQAGITAEFNFNLLRRINQTFNGNFNLNHFKHFAEYNPVSGEMKSFLVSTHNQEVTLHDLDFNFKLSAWEAIHTESSFKFSESQIKELAQEANLQTEYVYTDSQEYFADVLFRVS is encoded by the coding sequence ATGAAACCTAAAACTGCATTGCCTAACGTCACCACCCTGGAAGAAGCCGACACTAACCAATTTGCGCAAGACATAATTCAGGGCTTATCCGGTAATCCGAAAACCTTATCATCCAAGTATTTTTACGATGGTACGGGAAGCAGACTTTTTCAGCAAATTATGGATTTGCCAGAGTATTATTTAACCCGCACCGAAACCGAGATATTCACCCGACAACAAGAAGCTATTACCAAGGCTTTTTGCGCGCCCGGTTCTTTTGATTTAGTTGATTTAGGATCGGGGGATGCGGCAAAAACTAAAATTTTGCTCCGGGCGTTAGTTAACCAGGCAGTAGATTTTACTTACGTGCCCATAGATATTTCTTTGGATGCGGTACAGGAATTACAATTGAGCTTAGCGGATGAATTGCCGGGCTTAAAAGTGGCCCCTTTAACCGGTGATTATTTTGAAGCCTTGCAGCAGTTGCAAACGCAATCCACTAACCGCAAAGTGCTTTTGTTTCTCGGCTCCAACATTGGCAATTTTTCTTATCCTGAAATCAGGAATTTTTTAAAAAACTTGCGCCAATACTTCGTTGCGGGCGATCAATTACTCATTGGATTTGATCTAAAAAAAGACCCGCGGGTAATCCGGTCGGCCTACGACGACCAAGCCGGCATTACTGCTGAGTTTAATTTTAACCTGCTGCGCCGGATAAACCAGACTTTTAACGGTAATTTTAACCTCAACCATTTTAAACATTTTGCCGAGTACAACCCTGTTTCGGGAGAAATGAAAAGCTTTTTAGTAAGTACACATAATCAAGAAGTTACTTTACACGACTTAGATTTTAACTTTAAGCTGAGCGCCTGGGAAGCCATTCACACCGAATCATCTTTTAAGTTTTCCGAGTCGCAGATTAAAGAATTAGCGCAAGAGGCAAACCTGCAAACCGAGTACGTGTATACCGACTCCCAAGAATATTTTGCCGATGTTTTATTCCGGGTGAGTTAA
- a CDS encoding FAD-dependent oxidoreductase, whose translation MRIDSGFTQSVWKHGVDLPFTTALQSDLQCDVCVVGAGISGLTTAYLLAQEGKTVIVVESKTIGGGETSRTTAHLSNALDDRYEKLIQLHGEKNARLAAESHTEAIRRIEEILKKENIDCDFERVNGYLFVQPSDSEDSLDKELDACWKLGFTGVTKLKKCPVPSLSEGPVLCFPDQAHFHPMKYLAGLSRAILEKEGCLIFTETHVQSFDNTGGVVRVKTESGHTITGNQVVVATNSPINDTVKMHTKQAPYRTYVVGVKILEDAIPNALYWDNSEPYHYIRLVKDQHPDAIQAGQDKFNVLIVGGEDHKTGQETDERERLQCLEQWTREKFPMAGEVVYSWSGQVLEPVDYLAYIGKNPGDDNVYIATGDSGHGMTHGTIAGILITDLIVGRPNAWEKLYNPGRVTLSGPSALEFIKENVNVAAQYTDWVTPGEVESAEQVLPGTGSVIRKGVTKVAVYCDLDGVKHEHSAVCPHLGCIVNWNNVEKSWDCPCHGSRFDPYGKVVTGPALSDLGNAK comes from the coding sequence ATGAGAATTGATTCTGGCTTTACACAATCTGTTTGGAAACACGGGGTAGATTTGCCTTTTACCACGGCTTTGCAATCCGACTTACAGTGCGATGTGTGCGTAGTGGGAGCAGGCATTTCGGGCTTAACCACTGCCTATTTGCTGGCGCAGGAAGGTAAAACAGTAATTGTGGTAGAGTCTAAAACCATTGGCGGCGGCGAAACTTCCCGTACCACGGCCCATTTATCTAACGCTCTCGACGATCGGTACGAAAAATTAATACAACTGCACGGCGAAAAAAATGCGCGTTTGGCAGCCGAGAGCCACACCGAAGCCATCCGGCGGATTGAGGAAATTTTAAAAAAAGAAAATATCGACTGCGACTTTGAACGCGTAAATGGTTACCTGTTCGTACAACCCAGCGACTCAGAAGATTCTCTGGACAAAGAATTAGACGCTTGCTGGAAGTTAGGTTTTACCGGGGTAACCAAATTAAAAAAATGCCCGGTGCCCAGTTTATCCGAAGGCCCCGTATTGTGTTTTCCGGACCAGGCGCATTTTCATCCCATGAAATATTTGGCCGGTTTAAGCCGGGCCATTCTGGAAAAAGAAGGTTGTTTGATTTTCACAGAAACCCACGTGCAGTCTTTTGATAATACAGGTGGTGTGGTTCGGGTTAAAACAGAATCTGGGCATACCATTACGGGCAACCAGGTAGTAGTGGCTACTAATTCGCCGATTAACGATACCGTTAAAATGCATACCAAGCAAGCACCTTACCGCACCTACGTGGTCGGGGTTAAAATACTCGAAGATGCTATTCCGAATGCGCTTTATTGGGATAACTCCGAACCTTACCATTACATTCGGTTAGTAAAGGACCAACATCCCGATGCTATTCAAGCCGGTCAGGATAAATTCAATGTGTTGATTGTAGGAGGGGAGGATCATAAAACCGGCCAGGAAACTGACGAACGGGAACGGTTGCAATGTTTAGAGCAATGGACCCGCGAAAAATTTCCGATGGCGGGCGAGGTGGTTTACAGTTGGTCGGGGCAGGTGCTGGAGCCGGTAGATTATCTGGCTTACATTGGTAAAAATCCCGGCGATGATAATGTATATATTGCTACCGGTGATTCCGGCCACGGCATGACGCACGGTACCATAGCTGGTATTTTGATAACCGATTTAATTGTAGGTAGGCCAAATGCCTGGGAAAAATTGTATAATCCCGGTCGGGTAACTTTATCTGGGCCATCGGCTTTAGAGTTTATTAAAGAAAATGTGAACGTAGCGGCTCAATATACCGATTGGGTAACTCCCGGAGAAGTAGAAAGTGCCGAGCAGGTCTTACCGGGTACCGGCAGCGTTATTCGGAAAGGAGTAACTAAAGTAGCTGTTTACTGCGACTTAGATGGAGTAAAACACGAACACTCGGCCGTTTGCCCGCACTTGGGCTGCATTGTAAATTGGAACAACGTAGAGAAAAGTTGGGATTGCCCTTGCCACGGATCCCGTTTTGATCCATACGGCAAGGTAGTAACCGGTCCGGCCTTATCGGATTTAGGAAATGCTAAATAG